A single window of Fischerella sp. PCC 9605 DNA harbors:
- the dndE gene encoding DNA sulfur modification protein DndE yields METPIERIKLSQTAKDQLTKLKRITKLDQWNIICRWAFCRSLSEPAAPSPVPIPQDSNVEMTWRVFGGEMSDILLLALKQRCYNDGLGTDKETLATQFRLHLHRGIGYLAGDPNIKKIEDLIELATKN; encoded by the coding sequence ATGGAAACTCCTATTGAACGCATCAAACTTTCCCAAACAGCCAAAGACCAACTTACCAAACTCAAACGCATTACTAAACTTGACCAATGGAACATTATATGCCGTTGGGCATTTTGCCGTTCTCTCAGCGAACCCGCCGCACCCTCCCCAGTGCCAATTCCCCAAGATAGCAACGTCGAGATGACTTGGCGTGTCTTTGGTGGCGAAATGTCCGATATTCTCTTGCTGGCACTTAAACAACGCTGCTACAACGATGGCCTCGGAACTGATAAAGAAACTTTGGCTACACAATTTCGCCTGCATTTGCATCGTGGCATTGGATACTTAGCAGGCGATCCAAATATCAAGAAAATTGAAGATTTGATTGAATTAGCGACCAAGAATTGA
- a CDS encoding DGQHR domain-containing protein yields the protein MDESAIYPTADIASEYLERENKDKQVLAILLEKFMNQKDQILVQKTEMGGTEAYVGSVTLEWFAGRVRFASALPLLQQKYNSQTDNIEIDAESIDEIQQRPLDWSRQLPLAQYLAGRKNHKFPPVLVVINQPWVDNPKAAEWDSQGMAMKSTTVFTPLDHEGKVGLLNISEDNVTIYALDGQHRLMGVQGLMELLKTGKLQRYKKDKSPDDTFIEVADLIEQYHVQPAHLQSLPKEKIGIEFICAVEKGETREQARRRVRSIFVHVNLMAAPLTKGQLAQLNEDDGFSIVARKIAVTHPLLEQRETRKPRVNWNSATVAAKSTVLTTLQALKDMSERYLGQKFPHWKPLDKGLIPMRPEDEELEKGIQEFHKLFDYLASLPSYKILEDEDTPALRRFSFEKDGGEGNMLLRPVGQVALAQALGILIFRKGFKLEDIFKKLRKFDQQGGFSGMEFPQSIWYGVLYDPNKKRVQVAGRDLATKLLIYILGGIQDQMERAELRKALADARRVENKTIGFDGKFVEPKQVGLPSIL from the coding sequence ATGGATGAAAGTGCAATTTACCCAACTGCTGACATTGCCAGCGAGTATCTAGAACGAGAAAACAAGGATAAACAGGTACTAGCTATTCTGCTAGAAAAGTTTATGAACCAAAAAGACCAGATTTTGGTTCAAAAAACTGAGATGGGAGGGACTGAGGCATATGTAGGCTCTGTTACCTTAGAATGGTTTGCGGGTCGGGTTCGCTTTGCGTCTGCTTTACCCCTGCTTCAGCAAAAATACAACTCTCAAACGGATAATATCGAGATTGACGCGGAAAGTATTGACGAGATTCAGCAGCGTCCGCTTGATTGGTCACGTCAACTACCCTTAGCGCAGTATTTGGCAGGTCGAAAAAATCACAAGTTTCCGCCTGTGCTAGTAGTGATTAACCAACCGTGGGTGGATAATCCCAAAGCTGCTGAGTGGGATAGCCAGGGAATGGCTATGAAGTCTACCACAGTTTTTACCCCTTTAGATCATGAAGGTAAGGTAGGTTTATTAAACATTTCTGAAGATAATGTGACCATTTATGCACTAGATGGTCAGCATCGACTAATGGGGGTGCAGGGGTTGATGGAGTTGCTGAAAACTGGCAAACTTCAACGTTACAAGAAGGATAAAAGCCCTGACGACACTTTTATTGAAGTGGCTGACTTGATTGAACAGTATCATGTCCAGCCTGCTCATCTGCAAAGCTTGCCTAAAGAAAAAATCGGTATTGAATTCATCTGTGCGGTTGAGAAAGGAGAAACTCGTGAACAGGCAAGACGACGGGTGAGAAGTATCTTTGTTCATGTCAACCTGATGGCTGCACCTTTGACTAAAGGTCAGTTAGCACAGCTGAATGAGGATGATGGTTTTTCGATTGTTGCCAGAAAAATCGCCGTGACGCATCCGCTTTTGGAACAACGGGAAACCCGAAAGCCTCGCGTGAATTGGAATAGTGCGACGGTTGCAGCCAAGTCAACAGTTTTGACAACACTGCAAGCACTTAAAGATATGTCTGAACGATACTTGGGACAAAAGTTCCCTCACTGGAAACCCTTAGACAAGGGTCTAATTCCCATGCGTCCAGAGGATGAGGAACTTGAGAAGGGAATACAGGAGTTTCACAAGCTGTTTGATTATTTAGCAAGCCTTCCCAGTTATAAGATTTTAGAAGATGAAGATACACCAGCCTTGCGACGATTCAGCTTTGAAAAGGATGGAGGCGAAGGAAATATGCTTTTGCGTCCTGTTGGTCAAGTCGCTTTAGCGCAAGCTTTGGGCATCTTGATTTTCCGGAAAGGATTTAAGCTGGAAGACATTTTTAAGAAACTGCGGAAGTTCGATCAGCAAGGCGGGTTTAGTGGAATGGAGTTCCCGCAGTCTATTTGGTACGGCGTTTTATATGATCCAAATAAAAAGCGGGTGCAGGTGGCTGGACGGGATCTGGCGACGAAGTTACTGATTTATATCTTGGGTGGAATTCAGGATCAAATGGAACGTGCAGAACTTCGTAAGGCTTTGGCTGATGCTAGAAGGGTAGAAAATAAAACAATAGGTTTTGATGGTAAATTTGTGGAACCCAAGCAGGTAGGACTTCCATCTATTTTGTAG
- the argF gene encoding ornithine carbamoyltransferase — translation MAALSGRDLLSLADLSSQEVQELLQMATQLKSQQLRLRCHKVLGLLFSKASTRTRVSFTVAMYQLGGQVIDLNPNVTQVSRGEPVQDTARVLDRYLDILAIRTFAQQELEIFAHYAKIPVINALTDLEHPCQVLADLLTIQECFGTLSGLTLTYVGDGNNVANSLMLGCALVGMNVRVATPNGFEPNATIIEKARAITANKTQVIVTNDPEAATKGSHVLYTDVWASMGQESEAGDRLPIFQPYQINEQLLSLAEKEAIVLHCLPAHRGEEITNEVIEGSHSRVWDQAENRMHVQKALLASFLGAE, via the coding sequence ATGGCAGCGTTGAGCGGACGAGATTTATTAAGTCTGGCAGACCTCAGTTCCCAAGAGGTTCAAGAACTTCTGCAAATGGCAACCCAACTGAAATCTCAACAGTTGAGGTTACGGTGTCATAAGGTGTTGGGGCTATTGTTTTCTAAGGCTTCAACTCGCACACGGGTAAGTTTTACCGTGGCGATGTACCAACTGGGTGGACAAGTAATAGACCTGAATCCAAATGTCACGCAAGTTAGTCGTGGTGAACCCGTACAGGATACAGCGCGGGTTTTGGATAGATATTTGGATATTTTGGCAATTCGCACTTTTGCACAGCAGGAATTGGAAATTTTTGCCCATTATGCCAAGATTCCAGTAATTAATGCTCTTACTGATTTAGAGCATCCTTGTCAGGTTTTAGCCGATTTATTGACGATTCAAGAGTGTTTTGGCACTCTTTCTGGACTAACCTTGACCTATGTTGGTGATGGTAACAATGTTGCTAATTCTTTAATGCTTGGTTGTGCTTTGGTAGGCATGAATGTGAGAGTTGCCACACCGAATGGATTTGAACCAAATGCAACAATTATCGAAAAAGCACGCGCGATCACAGCTAATAAAACGCAAGTAATAGTCACTAACGATCCCGAAGCAGCAACCAAGGGTTCTCATGTGCTTTACACGGATGTTTGGGCAAGTATGGGGCAAGAATCAGAAGCAGGCGATCGCTTACCAATTTTCCAACCTTATCAAATTAATGAGCAACTGTTGAGCCTTGCCGAAAAAGAAGCGATTGTTTTACACTGCTTACCAGCCCATCGCGGCGAAGAAATTACTAATGAAGTCATCGAAGGTTCGCACTCACGCGTTTGGGATCAGGCCGAAAATCGCATGCACGTACAAAAAGCTTTACTTGCTAGCTTTTTAGGAGCAGAGTAA
- a CDS encoding DNA phosphorothioation system restriction enzyme, with translation MYLTQPKVRQLPTFKTAVATTGEITLLKIPFAGESKGSYQTQQPLPGCPTMPASLQLRQYQRQAVNSWFANNGRGTLKMATGSGKTITALSVACELYKQIHLQALLVVCPYRHLVSQWARECEKFNLQPILAFENLRTWQSQLSSQLYNVRSSSQPFLTVITTNSTLIGDGFQSQLKYFPERTLIIGDEAHNLGAPRLEESLPRRVGLRLALSATPERYFDETGTQSIFDYFGPVLQPEFTLKDAIAQGALVHYLYYPILVELTETESRAYAKLTQKIGRALLYREKENVELGNYEDNEDLKPLLMQRARLISAAENKLNALRELMATRRETTHTLFYCSDSSQEAGQRSSLHQLKEVAKILGVELGYRVSTYTAQTSLEEREVLRRQFESGELQGLVAIRCLDEGVDIPAIQTAVILASSGNPRQFIQRRGRVLRPHPGKERATIFDMIVLPPDLDRKTLEVERNLLRKELRRFVEFADLADNAGEARIKLLDLQKRYGLLDV, from the coding sequence ATGTATCTGACACAACCAAAAGTCCGGCAACTGCCCACTTTCAAAACGGCGGTTGCCACAACTGGGGAAATCACCCTTCTCAAAATACCATTTGCAGGTGAAAGCAAGGGCAGTTATCAAACTCAACAACCATTACCAGGATGCCCAACAATGCCAGCATCTCTGCAATTGCGGCAATATCAGCGCCAAGCGGTAAATAGCTGGTTTGCCAACAACGGCAGAGGGACGCTGAAAATGGCAACAGGTAGCGGTAAGACTATTACAGCACTCTCAGTAGCTTGCGAGTTATACAAACAAATTCACTTGCAAGCATTGCTAGTGGTGTGTCCTTACCGCCATCTTGTTTCCCAATGGGCGCGAGAATGTGAAAAATTTAATTTGCAACCCATCTTAGCTTTTGAAAACTTACGCACTTGGCAAAGTCAACTTTCTAGCCAACTGTACAACGTCCGTTCTAGTTCGCAACCATTTCTCACAGTTATCACTACCAACTCCACCTTAATTGGCGATGGGTTCCAATCTCAACTTAAATATTTTCCCGAAAGAACTTTAATTATCGGTGATGAAGCTCACAATTTAGGTGCACCTAGGTTAGAAGAAAGTTTACCTCGCCGCGTTGGTTTGCGACTGGCTTTATCTGCCACACCCGAAAGATATTTTGATGAAACTGGAACTCAATCTATATTTGATTATTTTGGCCCGGTTTTACAACCAGAATTCACTTTAAAAGACGCGATCGCTCAAGGCGCTTTAGTGCATTATCTTTACTATCCCATTCTCGTGGAATTAACCGAAACAGAAAGCCGTGCCTATGCCAAACTAACACAAAAAATTGGACGGGCACTTTTGTATCGAGAAAAAGAAAATGTAGAACTGGGTAATTATGAAGATAACGAAGATTTAAAGCCGTTATTGATGCAACGCGCAAGGCTAATTAGTGCAGCAGAAAATAAATTAAACGCTTTGCGTGAGTTAATGGCTACTCGTCGCGAAACAACTCATACACTTTTTTATTGCAGTGATTCTTCTCAAGAAGCGGGACAGCGTTCTAGCTTGCACCAACTCAAAGAAGTTGCCAAAATTTTAGGAGTAGAATTAGGTTATAGGGTAAGCACCTACACTGCTCAAACTTCTCTAGAAGAAAGAGAAGTTTTACGCCGTCAATTTGAAAGCGGTGAATTACAAGGTTTAGTTGCAATTCGCTGTTTAGATGAAGGTGTAGATATTCCAGCTATTCAAACTGCTGTGATTTTGGCAAGTTCCGGCAATCCCCGGCAATTTATCCAGCGACGCGGACGGGTTTTGCGTCCACATCCAGGCAAAGAACGCGCCACAATTTTTGACATGATAGTTTTGCCACCAGATTTAGACAGAAAAACTTTAGAAGTGGAACGTAACTTATTAAGAAAAGAATTACGACGCTTTGTAGAATTTGCTGATTTAGCAGACAATGCTGGTGAAGCGAGAATCAAGTTACTTGATTTACAAAAACGATATGGATTATTGGATGTTTGA
- a CDS encoding metallophosphoesterase: MHWLLSGSLSVETLTVNIQDLPASLKGTKLVQMSDLHYDGLRLSEEMLEKAIATSNEAEPDLVILTGDYVTDDPTPIHKLVLQLKNLQSRAGIYAVLGNHDIYYHRSKAEITDALTSIGIAVLWNEIAYPLGEELPLVGLADYWSREFHPASVMNQLDPAKPRIVLSHNPDTAEFLKQWRVDLQLSGHSHGGQIVLPGIGPVVVYYKQLVDKIPKRVRRRIPFLKGSLAKVMRHWEWAQGFHYVGTNQLYVNRGLGTYPPGRLFCPPEVTIITLQG; this comes from the coding sequence ATGCACTGGTTGTTGTCTGGTTCTTTAAGTGTAGAGACATTGACGGTTAATATTCAGGATTTGCCAGCATCGTTAAAAGGTACGAAGCTGGTGCAGATGTCAGATTTACATTACGATGGTTTGCGGTTGTCAGAAGAAATGTTAGAAAAAGCGATCGCCACCAGCAATGAAGCAGAACCTGATTTAGTTATACTAACTGGTGACTACGTAACCGACGATCCGACTCCAATTCATAAGCTAGTACTGCAACTAAAAAATTTACAAAGCCGCGCTGGTATTTATGCTGTACTAGGCAACCATGATATCTACTATCATCGCTCAAAAGCAGAAATTACAGATGCATTAACTAGCATCGGGATCGCAGTTCTTTGGAACGAAATAGCCTATCCACTAGGAGAAGAATTACCTCTGGTTGGACTTGCTGATTATTGGTCGCGGGAATTTCATCCTGCATCGGTGATGAACCAATTAGATCCTGCAAAACCCCGTATAGTCTTATCTCACAACCCAGATACTGCCGAATTTTTAAAACAATGGCGAGTAGATTTGCAATTATCTGGTCATAGCCACGGCGGTCAGATTGTGTTGCCAGGAATTGGCCCAGTAGTTGTTTACTATAAGCAGCTGGTTGACAAAATACCTAAAAGAGTGAGGCGAAGGATACCCTTTTTGAAAGGAAGTTTGGCTAAAGTGATGCGACATTGGGAATGGGCACAGGGGTTTCATTACGTCGGGACAAACCAGTTATATGTTAATCGCGGTTTAGGAACTTATCCACCAGGTCGCTTGTTTTGTCCACCAGAAGTAACTATTATTACCCTACAAGGTTAA
- the lexA gene encoding transcriptional repressor LexA, with product MERLTEAQRELYEWLAEYIRQHQHSPSIRQMMQAMNLKSPAPIQSRLEHLRTKGYIEWSEGKARTIRILRPLKHGIPILGAIAAGGLIEPFTDAVEHLDFSNLSLPSQTYALRVAGDSMIEDCIVDGDLVFLRPVPEPDQLKNGTIVAARVDGYGTTLKRFYRQGDRVTLKPANPRYNPIEVPAMQVQVQGSLVGVWRSYN from the coding sequence ATGGAAAGACTAACAGAAGCGCAACGAGAACTTTACGAATGGTTGGCGGAATATATTCGACAACACCAGCATTCGCCTTCGATTCGGCAAATGATGCAGGCAATGAATTTGAAGTCACCAGCACCAATTCAAAGTCGCCTAGAACATTTACGCACTAAAGGATACATTGAATGGAGTGAAGGAAAAGCACGGACGATTAGAATTTTACGTCCCTTAAAGCATGGTATACCAATTTTGGGTGCAATTGCTGCTGGTGGTTTAATAGAACCATTTACCGATGCGGTCGAACATCTTGACTTTTCTAATTTGTCTTTGCCATCCCAAACTTATGCTTTGCGGGTAGCAGGCGATAGCATGATTGAAGATTGCATTGTTGATGGAGATTTAGTATTTTTGCGCCCAGTACCAGAACCAGATCAACTCAAAAATGGTACTATTGTCGCCGCCAGAGTGGATGGATACGGTACAACATTAAAGCGATTTTATCGCCAAGGCGATCGCGTCACCCTCAAACCTGCCAACCCAAGGTACAACCCCATTGAAGTACCTGCTATGCAGGTGCAGGTGCAAGGTTCCCTAGTTGGCGTCTGGCGCAGTTACAACTAA
- a CDS encoding DNA phosphorothioation-associated protein 4, producing MAANRIKIAKDKVELVKALVASKDTTGPFQTYVEVMVFAAALGTKYKKRVPLEGIAKDLSPLRQDYFATSFTMLINLLAITETKDIKILGDDDTADEQRIHIFEEYANGGLEILQNELRGAVDYSERLLLILSSERFKQKKEDEEFDLSKFLS from the coding sequence ATGGCTGCAAATAGAATCAAAATTGCCAAAGACAAAGTTGAGTTAGTGAAAGCTCTAGTAGCATCAAAGGATACAACTGGCCCTTTCCAAACGTATGTAGAAGTGATGGTATTTGCAGCGGCGTTGGGGACAAAGTATAAAAAGCGAGTTCCTTTGGAGGGAATCGCTAAAGATTTATCTCCACTCCGACAGGATTATTTTGCTACTAGCTTCACTATGTTAATTAATTTGTTGGCTATCACCGAAACAAAAGACATTAAAATTCTAGGCGATGACGATACAGCTGACGAGCAGCGCATCCATATTTTTGAAGAGTATGCTAATGGTGGATTGGAAATTTTGCAAAATGAACTACGAGGAGCGGTAGACTACTCAGAGCGACTTTTATTGATTCTAAGTTCTGAAAGATTTAAGCAAAAAAAAGAAGATGAGGAATTCGATTTAAGTAAATTCCTCTCTTGA
- a CDS encoding GIY-YIG nuclease family protein, translated as MAWLHGNDAVQQLSENVILYDLTQMRGNSAVLSRIPNHIGGVYAWYRRFEIDPSARHDPEVFVNYILKELSKDHSAPRETRLPPAHRIRLQPDNSFSKELLLKELAADSSFRQLLFMLLNNSLIFQQPLYIGKTTNLYFRIRNHLSEGSILRDRLAAAGHNINRCRLILVYTSASKSRIPPYDTDDEELDNQVYEESEISELTSEILIEDILSRLFLRSFTLRYG; from the coding sequence GTGGCATGGCTACATGGCAATGATGCTGTGCAACAGCTAAGTGAAAACGTAATTTTGTACGATTTAACGCAGATGCGTGGGAATAGTGCGGTTTTAAGCCGCATCCCCAATCATATTGGTGGTGTCTACGCTTGGTATCGTCGCTTTGAGATTGATCCTAGTGCAAGACATGATCCTGAAGTCTTCGTTAATTATATTCTTAAGGAACTTTCTAAAGATCACTCTGCTCCCCGAGAGACAAGACTTCCCCCAGCACATAGGATAAGACTTCAACCAGACAATTCATTTTCTAAAGAACTTTTGTTGAAAGAGTTAGCTGCCGACTCATCTTTTCGTCAACTGCTCTTTATGCTCCTAAACAACTCCCTTATATTTCAGCAACCGCTATATATAGGAAAGACGACGAATTTATATTTTAGAATTCGTAACCATCTTAGCGAAGGAAGTATTTTACGCGATCGCCTTGCGGCTGCTGGTCACAATATTAATAGGTGCAGGCTGATATTGGTTTACACTTCAGCTAGTAAATCAAGAATTCCTCCATATGATACTGATGATGAAGAATTGGATAATCAGGTTTATGAAGAGAGCGAAATCTCTGAACTGACCTCAGAAATACTAATTGAAGATATTCTATCTAGGCTATTTCTTCGATCATTTACTCTCAGGTACGGTTGA
- a CDS encoding SAM-dependent methyltransferase → MKTPSIPNTGRILDYWLGGSHHFPIDVEAAKVFDTVYPNFPTVFRTLRDYIGRVCRYIESQGINQFLVFGSGIPTCGNVHEAVPQAKVLYTDIDAINIELGKEILANNPNADYAFCDATNFDTLNRSIVTQVLGSIQRLGIIFIGVSAFIPDETLANVLDTLYDWVPAGSFLALDFDGEAGMQYPKVLELLESTGEPLYMRNPTTIRPLLGRWRLTTHDIVPVAAWQAEPSSILVENKEPVFMYGCVAYK, encoded by the coding sequence ATGAAAACCCCATCCATTCCCAATACAGGTCGTATACTAGATTACTGGCTTGGTGGTTCTCATCACTTCCCAATAGACGTGGAAGCTGCTAAAGTTTTCGATACGGTATATCCCAACTTCCCAACCGTTTTTCGTACTTTGCGAGACTATATAGGACGTGTCTGCCGTTATATTGAATCACAGGGAATAAATCAGTTTCTTGTTTTCGGTTCGGGAATTCCAACTTGTGGAAATGTGCATGAAGCAGTGCCGCAAGCTAAAGTCCTTTATACTGACATTGATGCAATTAACATCGAACTAGGTAAGGAAATCCTCGCCAATAATCCGAACGCTGACTACGCATTTTGTGATGCCACAAACTTTGATACCCTTAATCGATCAATAGTCACTCAAGTACTGGGATCAATTCAGCGTCTAGGTATAATTTTTATTGGTGTCTCCGCTTTTATCCCTGATGAAACTCTAGCTAATGTGCTTGATACGCTTTATGATTGGGTTCCTGCGGGAAGTTTCCTAGCATTGGACTTTGATGGCGAGGCGGGAATGCAGTATCCCAAAGTCTTAGAATTGCTTGAATCAACAGGTGAGCCTTTATATATGCGGAACCCTACAACAATTCGTCCATTGCTTGGACGCTGGCGATTAACTACTCATGACATTGTACCAGTTGCTGCATGGCAGGCTGAACCATCATCTATTCTAGTTGAGAATAAAGAGCCAGTTTTTATGTATGGTTGCGTTGCTTACAAGTAA
- the dndD gene encoding DNA sulfur modification protein DndD encodes MLFLELVLENFGPYSGRQVINLDPQFAENTRPIILLGGMNGGGKTTLMDAIRLALYGHRAQCSTRGNLSYTDFLSQCVNSHTPPTEKTRIELVFEHIENDQPVKYRIVRTWEKNPKDGKDHLGILGDDDTWPVEALVNIWDEYIENLLPLGISNLFLFDGEQVKELAEQEVPPPIVVDAIRALLGLELAERLAVDIDILVNRKRKEVADTQELANLEEIEENLKQLQEEYHEQTQKHASRQEQLKTAEKHEQEAIDKFVYEGGKIAAESSQLEKQKEERTAEAEQIRQGMCELAADVLPLALIQPLLTQVQAQGEKEFRYQQSKIALDILLERDQSLLNLINNLGIPEDKFSKIKSFLDQDVETRQVASLQEELWLLADDEALSQLGNIIYYLHNAKNSAKQQLANLITKEEEIISLERQVQTAASPEEYNKLRDAMRAAQNQVAEAKANCEIARRRLAELEAAIEKLKKDLKAYTDDTIKRQNKEHIIIASVRVQETLKLFRERLTLRKLNKLENEVTECFRYLLHKSDLVHRIAIDTNTFSLSLYDLQGKPVPKHRLSAGEKQLLAITFLWGLARVSGRRLPIAIDTPLGRLDSSHRSNLVERYFPSASHQVILLSTDTEIGEKEVQTLRENEAIAREYLLKYDSSTRQTTIQPGYFW; translated from the coding sequence ATGTTATTTCTTGAACTAGTTCTAGAAAATTTTGGCCCATACAGTGGACGTCAAGTCATTAATCTTGACCCTCAATTTGCTGAAAATACTCGCCCAATCATCCTTTTAGGCGGGATGAATGGCGGAGGAAAAACAACGCTGATGGATGCCATTCGTCTAGCACTTTATGGACATCGCGCTCAATGTTCTACCCGTGGAAATTTAAGTTATACCGATTTTCTTTCTCAATGCGTTAATAGCCACACACCACCAACAGAAAAAACTCGCATTGAATTAGTTTTTGAACATATTGAAAATGACCAACCAGTCAAATACAGAATCGTGCGGACGTGGGAAAAAAATCCTAAAGATGGTAAAGACCATTTAGGCATTTTAGGTGATGATGATACATGGCCTGTTGAGGCTTTAGTGAATATTTGGGATGAGTATATTGAAAATCTGCTCCCATTAGGAATTTCCAACTTGTTTCTCTTTGACGGCGAACAAGTTAAGGAACTGGCAGAACAAGAAGTACCGCCACCGATTGTAGTAGATGCAATTCGCGCACTTTTAGGACTAGAATTAGCGGAACGCTTAGCAGTTGATATAGATATTTTAGTCAATCGCAAACGTAAGGAAGTTGCTGATACTCAAGAGTTAGCAAATTTAGAGGAAATCGAAGAAAATCTTAAACAGTTGCAAGAAGAATATCATGAGCAAACGCAAAAACATGCGTCTCGACAAGAACAATTAAAAACAGCAGAGAAGCATGAACAAGAAGCTATTGATAAATTTGTTTATGAAGGTGGTAAAATTGCCGCAGAAAGCAGTCAGTTAGAAAAACAAAAGGAAGAAAGAACTGCGGAAGCTGAACAAATTCGTCAGGGAATGTGTGAATTAGCGGCTGATGTTTTACCGCTGGCGTTAATTCAACCGCTACTCACTCAGGTACAAGCGCAAGGAGAAAAAGAATTTCGCTATCAACAGTCAAAAATAGCATTGGATATTTTACTTGAACGAGATCAAAGCTTACTCAATTTAATTAATAATTTAGGTATTCCTGAAGATAAATTTTCAAAAATAAAATCATTTCTTGATCAAGATGTAGAGACGCGCCAGGTTGCGTCTCTACAAGAGGAACTTTGGTTATTAGCTGATGATGAAGCTCTCAGTCAACTGGGTAATATTATTTATTACTTACACAATGCCAAAAATTCTGCTAAACAGCAATTAGCAAATCTCATCACTAAAGAAGAAGAAATTATTTCTCTGGAAAGACAGGTACAAACAGCAGCATCACCAGAAGAATATAATAAACTGCGTGATGCGATGCGAGCAGCACAAAATCAAGTTGCTGAAGCAAAAGCTAATTGTGAGATAGCTAGACGCCGTTTAGCAGAACTAGAAGCGGCGATTGAGAAGTTAAAAAAGGACTTAAAAGCATATACTGACGATACAATTAAACGCCAGAATAAAGAACATATTATTATCGCCTCTGTGAGAGTTCAAGAAACACTGAAACTGTTCCGAGAGCGTTTGACTCTGAGAAAATTAAATAAATTGGAAAATGAAGTAACTGAGTGCTTTCGCTATCTTCTGCACAAATCTGATTTAGTGCATCGCATTGCCATTGATACTAATACTTTTAGCCTATCTCTGTATGATTTACAGGGTAAACCAGTTCCTAAACACCGCCTTTCCGCAGGAGAAAAACAACTCTTAGCGATCACCTTCCTTTGGGGACTAGCACGAGTTTCCGGACGCCGCTTACCAATAGCTATTGATACACCTCTAGGCAGACTAGATTCTTCTCACCGCAGTAACCTAGTTGAACGTTACTTTCCCTCTGCCAGTCATCAAGTGATTCTCCTTTCCACTGATACAGAAATCGGAGAAAAAGAAGTGCAAACCCTGCGAGAAAACGAAGCGATCGCCCGCGAATACCTCCTCAAATACGACTCATCTACTCGCCAAACAACCATACAACCAGGGTATTTTTGGTAA